From the Chiroxiphia lanceolata isolate bChiLan1 chromosome 13, bChiLan1.pri, whole genome shotgun sequence genome, one window contains:
- the CLEC3A gene encoding C-type lectin domain family 3 member A, whose protein sequence is MAQTGLMIFLLISLLLVDQTISQASKFKARRHSKRRVKEKDDLKTQIDKLWREVNALKEMQALQTVCLRGTKAHKKCYLMSEGTKHFHEANEDCITKGGTLAIPRNSEETNILRDYGKRSTPRASEFWLGVTDMINEGKFVDVNGMVLQYFNWDRAQPNGGKRENCVFLSLSSQGKWVDEVCRTAKRYICEFLIP, encoded by the exons ATGGCACAAACTGGACTTATGATTTTCCTACTCATAAGTTTACTACTGGTGGATCAGACCATCAGCCAGGCTTCCAAATTCAAAGCCAGGAGGCACAGCAAACGTAGAGTGAAAG aaaaagatgaCCTGAAGACCCAGATTGACAAATTGTGGCGAGAAGTAAATGCTCTGAAAGAAATGCAAGCACTCCAGACAG TGTGTCTCCGTGGGACAAAGGCCCATAAGAAGTGCTACCTCATGTCAGAAGGCACCAAGCATTTCCATGAAGCCAATGAAGACTGCATAACCAAGGGAGGGACACTGGCTATCCCAAGGAATAGCGAGGAAACAAACATTCTCCGAGATTATGGCAAGAGAAGTACGCCCAGAGCATCCGAGTTCTGGCTGGGGGTCACTGACATGATAAATGAAGGGAAATTTGTGGATGTCAATGGCATGGTTCTGCAGTACTTCAACTGGGACCGTGCCCAGCCCAATGGGGGCAAGCGTGAAAACTgtgtgtttctttccctttcatccCAAGGCAAGTGGGTGGATGAGGTGTGTCGTACTGCCAAAAGATACATTTGTGAATTCCTGATCCCATAA